CTTTTCCCTAAAAGAAATAAACCATTCACAAATACAGTAATCTCAACGGTTTTAGGTATGTATCCTCTGGAAAATATACTCATATAACTTTTTTCTTTTCTAAAAAAAATAAAAAAGAGGACAAATAATCACTTGCCCTCTTCTCATTTCACTTAAATATGTTGTACGTTTTCTTGTTTGGCTAATTCATCAACAACTAACTTCACAAGGTCTACAACACGGCGAGAGTAACCCCACTCGTTATCATACCAAGCAAGTACTTTCACTTTACGATCACCCATTACCATTGTAGATAAGCCATCAATAATAGCTGAATGTGTATTTGTATTAAAGTCAATTGAAACTAGAGGTTCTTCACTGAATTCTACAATCCCTTTCAGCGCACCGTTTGCAACAGTTTTGAATGCCTCATTAATATCTTCAACTGTTACATCACGTTTCACGTCTACTACTAAATCAACAAGAGATACGTTTGGCGTTGGAACACGAAGTGCCATACCGTGAAGCTTTCCATTTAAATGCGGAAGAACTTTTGCTAGCGCTTTCGCAGCACCTGTCGTTGTAGGAATGATTGACTGTCCGCAAGCACGTGCTCTTCTTAAATCTTTATGTGGGTTATCAATATTTTTTTGGTCATTTGTATAAGCGTGAACGGTTGTCATTAAACCGTTTTCAATTCCAAACTGCTCATCTAACACCTTTACAACAGGCGCTAAACAGTTCGTTGTACAAGATGCATTTGAAATAACAGTATGTTTTGTAATATCTAATTGTTCTTCATTTACACCAACTACAATTGTTACATCTTCATTTTTACCAGGTGCTGTTAAAATAACCTTTTTCG
The DNA window shown above is from Bacillus clarus and carries:
- a CDS encoding glyceraldehyde-3-phosphate dehydrogenase, whose protein sequence is MTRVAINGFGRIGRMVFRQAIKESAFEIVAINASYPSETLAHLIKYDTVHGKFDGTVEAFEDHLLVDGKMIRLLNNRDPKELPWKELGVEVVIEATGKFNAKEKAILHVEAGAKKVILTAPGKNEDVTIVVGVNEEQLDITKHTVISNASCTTNCLAPVVKVLDEQFGIENGLMTTVHAYTNDQKNIDNPHKDLRRARACGQSIIPTTTGAAKALAKVLPHLNGKLHGMALRVPTPNVSLVDLVVDVKRDVTVEDINEAFKTVANGALKGIVEFSEEPLVSIDFNTNTHSAIIDGLSTMVMGDRKVKVLAWYDNEWGYSRRVVDLVKLVVDELAKQENVQHI